A region from the Gossypium hirsutum isolate 1008001.06 chromosome A08, Gossypium_hirsutum_v2.1, whole genome shotgun sequence genome encodes:
- the LOC107895078 gene encoding autophagy-related protein 9 isoform X1 translates to MMFRGQKAANALGIFKWRWGGESSLTTGLLGDVPSVIELSDYGRVLPSPGSESPSGLLNGETLNAEPIVDLDLFFERLYSYYCEKGLWCIIIKWMVELLSVGFTICFSGFFLLFVDWNGLRNAKCGMDAFESGIKPCDLAKEALHQHPLTPLTLSKAIIVGYLGLFSIYWMFCFLRFFAQLKDTLGIRHFYYNSLHVTDNEIQTMPWATILEKVVQLQSSQQLCVVKDLSAHDVVMRLMRKENYLIGMLNKGVLAFPISAWVPGAGPTVKSGPYRTQHCLILTKTLEWTLNWCILQSMFDRNFCVRRDFISNPRTLKKRLMVVGFAMLLLSPFLVIFMLVYLFLRHAEQFYNHPSTASSRRWSNLSKWMFREFNEVDHLFKHRINSSVMHASEYLKRFPSPIISIIAKFISFVSGGFAAILIIIAFLEESLLEGHIFGRNLFWYAAVFGTITAISRAAVTDELLVLDPEGVMSMVVQHTHYMPKRWRGKENTETVRKEFETLFQYTGMMLLEEMASIFLTPFLLLFVVPKRVDDILQFIADFTVDIEGVGHVCSFSAFDFQNHGNGNYGSPSNAPRAQRSSQGKMEKSFLSFKSSYPSWEPDSQGKQFLSNIRTFREQKLQTQGTRHADSLGRLWQASPLRGHVDRNGLFPREMQQNIPDTSRDLGSLLLIDAEQQNHPYLLDWYYTSRTRRDAATTRPSEPGELQHEDYWMPTNMTHDEARDEEYWQPYHYDGRSRLQSHLDASTSSSFFHESVLQHHDTNELPHQARSHWWARSGPHGIQPQTSFLEPPDFNRYSSAQRYDNMSERSVEEQDQSLDWRDSQRLSRTTHMEDDLETGGDINLHFDDVYSRPPEALTVNLRLLSLD, encoded by the exons GAGAAAGGGCTTTGGTGCATAATTATAAAATGGATGGTTGAACTTCTGAGTGTGGGCTTTACCATATGTTTCTCAGGGTTCTTCCTGTTATTTGTTGATTGGAATGGTCTCCGCAACGCAAAGTGTGGGATGGATGCATTTGAGTCTGGAATTAAGCCATGTGATCTTGCTAAGGAAGCTCTTCACCAGCATCCATTAACCCCTTTGACACTTTCAAAAGCTATTATTGTTGGATATTTGGGGCTATTTTCCATCTATTGGATGTTCTGTTTTTTGAGGTTTTTTGCTCAATTAAAGGATACCCTTGGCATACGCCATTTCTATTATAACAG TCTCCATGTTACGGATAATGAGATTCAGACCATGCCATGGGCAACAATCCTTGAAAAGGTTGTCCAGTTACAAAGTTCACAACAATTGTGCGTGGTCAAGGATCTTTCTGCTCATGATGTGGTTATGCGATTGATGCGGAAGGAGAACTACTTGATTGGAATGCTTAATAAAGGAGTGCTTGCTTTTCCTATATCAGCCTGGGTCCCAGGTGCCGGTCCAACTGTCAAATCCGGCCCTTATAGAACACAGCATTGTCTGATACTAACAAAGACACTTGAATGGACCTTAAATTGGTGTATACTGCAGAGCATGTTTGACCG AAACTTTTGTGTTAGAAGGGACTTCATTTCTAATCCTAGGACATTGAAGAAAAGACTCATGGTTGTCGGGTTTGCTATGCTGCTTCTCTCTCCATTTCTTGTTATATTCATGCTGGTTTATCTCTTCTTAAGGCATGCTGAACAATTCTATAATCATCCAAGCACAGCATCATCCCGCAGATGGTCAAATTTGTCAAAGTGGATGTTTAGGGAATTCAATGAG GTTGACCATTTATTCAAGCATCGGATTAATAGCAGTGTTATGCATGCTTCTGAGTACTTAAAGCGATTCCCCTCACCAATTATTTCTATCATAGCAAAGTTTATCTCATTTGTATCTGGTGGTTTTGCTGCTATCTTGATCATCATTGCCTTTCTAGAAGAGTCTTTGCTCGAGGGCCAT ATATTTGGCCGGAATTTGTTTTGGTATGCTGCTGTTTTTGGAACCATAACAGCTATAAGCCGGGCTGCTGTTACAGATGAACTTCTGGTCCTTGATCCAGAAGGAGTAATGTCTATGGTGGTTCAACATACACATTACATGCCAAAGAGATGGCGTGGCAAAGAAAACACTGAAACAGTCCGGAAAGAGTTTGAAACTCTATTTCAG TACACTGGAATGATGTTGCTAGAGGAGATGGCCTCAATTTTCCTCACTCCATTCTTGCTTCTATTTGTTGTTCCaaag CGGGTGGATGACATTTTACAGTTCATTGCAGATTTTACTGTGGATATTGAAGGTGTTGGTCATGTTTGCAG TTTTAGTGCCTTTGATTTCCAAAACCACGGGAATGGCAATTATGGCTCTCCAAGCAATGCACCTCGCGCCCAGAGGAGTTCCCAAGGGAAAATGGAAAAATCGTTCTTGAG TTTCAAAAGTAGCTATCCTTCATGGGAACCAGATTCTCAAGGCAAGCAGTTCCTGTCGAATATTAGAACTTTCAGAGAGCAAAAGTTGCAAACGCAGGGAACCAGACATGCAGATTCTTTGGGTAGATTGTGGCAAGCAAGCCCTCTGAGAGGTCATGTAGATAGAAACGGACTTTTTCCAAGGGAAATGCAGCAGAATATTCCCGACACTTCCCGCGATTTGGGTTCTTTATTGCTAATTGACGCTGAACAGCAGAATCACCCATATCTTCTGGATTGGTATTATACCTCTCGAACTCGGAGAGACGCTGCTACAACAAGGCCATCTGAACCAGGTGAGCTACAGCATGAAGATTACTGGATGCCAACCAACATGACACATGATGAAGCAAGAGATGAAGAATACTGGCAGCCATACCATTATGATGGTCGGTCACGGTTGCAGTCACATCTTGATGCTTCAACATCATCTTCTTTCTTCCACGAGAGTGTACTTCAGCATCATGATACAAATGAACTACCGCACCAGGCAAGGAGCCATTGGTGGGCCAGAAGTGGTCCACATGGTATACAGCCCCAAACAAGCTTTCTCGAGCCTCCTGATTTCAACCGTTATTCTTCAGCTCAGCGGTATGATAACATGTCTGAGAGAAGTGTGGAAGAGCAAGATCAATCCCTTGACTGGAGGGATTCTCAGAGGTTATCCCGGACAACACACATGGAGGACGATCTTGAAACCGGAGGGGATATAAATCTTcattttgatgatgtatatagtaGACCTCCTGAAGCTCTCACAGTAAATTTGAGGCTCCTGAGCTTAGATTGA
- the LOC107895078 gene encoding autophagy-related protein 9 isoform X2: MMFRGQKAANALGIFKWRWGGESSLTTGLLGDVPSVIELSDYGRVLPSPGSESPSGLLNGFFLLFVDWNGLRNAKCGMDAFESGIKPCDLAKEALHQHPLTPLTLSKAIIVGYLGLFSIYWMFCFLRFFAQLKDTLGIRHFYYNSLHVTDNEIQTMPWATILEKVVQLQSSQQLCVVKDLSAHDVVMRLMRKENYLIGMLNKGVLAFPISAWVPGAGPTVKSGPYRTQHCLILTKTLEWTLNWCILQSMFDRNFCVRRDFISNPRTLKKRLMVVGFAMLLLSPFLVIFMLVYLFLRHAEQFYNHPSTASSRRWSNLSKWMFREFNEVDHLFKHRINSSVMHASEYLKRFPSPIISIIAKFISFVSGGFAAILIIIAFLEESLLEGHIFGRNLFWYAAVFGTITAISRAAVTDELLVLDPEGVMSMVVQHTHYMPKRWRGKENTETVRKEFETLFQYTGMMLLEEMASIFLTPFLLLFVVPKRVDDILQFIADFTVDIEGVGHVCSFSAFDFQNHGNGNYGSPSNAPRAQRSSQGKMEKSFLSFKSSYPSWEPDSQGKQFLSNIRTFREQKLQTQGTRHADSLGRLWQASPLRGHVDRNGLFPREMQQNIPDTSRDLGSLLLIDAEQQNHPYLLDWYYTSRTRRDAATTRPSEPGELQHEDYWMPTNMTHDEARDEEYWQPYHYDGRSRLQSHLDASTSSSFFHESVLQHHDTNELPHQARSHWWARSGPHGIQPQTSFLEPPDFNRYSSAQRYDNMSERSVEEQDQSLDWRDSQRLSRTTHMEDDLETGGDINLHFDDVYSRPPEALTVNLRLLSLD; this comes from the exons GGTTCTTCCTGTTATTTGTTGATTGGAATGGTCTCCGCAACGCAAAGTGTGGGATGGATGCATTTGAGTCTGGAATTAAGCCATGTGATCTTGCTAAGGAAGCTCTTCACCAGCATCCATTAACCCCTTTGACACTTTCAAAAGCTATTATTGTTGGATATTTGGGGCTATTTTCCATCTATTGGATGTTCTGTTTTTTGAGGTTTTTTGCTCAATTAAAGGATACCCTTGGCATACGCCATTTCTATTATAACAG TCTCCATGTTACGGATAATGAGATTCAGACCATGCCATGGGCAACAATCCTTGAAAAGGTTGTCCAGTTACAAAGTTCACAACAATTGTGCGTGGTCAAGGATCTTTCTGCTCATGATGTGGTTATGCGATTGATGCGGAAGGAGAACTACTTGATTGGAATGCTTAATAAAGGAGTGCTTGCTTTTCCTATATCAGCCTGGGTCCCAGGTGCCGGTCCAACTGTCAAATCCGGCCCTTATAGAACACAGCATTGTCTGATACTAACAAAGACACTTGAATGGACCTTAAATTGGTGTATACTGCAGAGCATGTTTGACCG AAACTTTTGTGTTAGAAGGGACTTCATTTCTAATCCTAGGACATTGAAGAAAAGACTCATGGTTGTCGGGTTTGCTATGCTGCTTCTCTCTCCATTTCTTGTTATATTCATGCTGGTTTATCTCTTCTTAAGGCATGCTGAACAATTCTATAATCATCCAAGCACAGCATCATCCCGCAGATGGTCAAATTTGTCAAAGTGGATGTTTAGGGAATTCAATGAG GTTGACCATTTATTCAAGCATCGGATTAATAGCAGTGTTATGCATGCTTCTGAGTACTTAAAGCGATTCCCCTCACCAATTATTTCTATCATAGCAAAGTTTATCTCATTTGTATCTGGTGGTTTTGCTGCTATCTTGATCATCATTGCCTTTCTAGAAGAGTCTTTGCTCGAGGGCCAT ATATTTGGCCGGAATTTGTTTTGGTATGCTGCTGTTTTTGGAACCATAACAGCTATAAGCCGGGCTGCTGTTACAGATGAACTTCTGGTCCTTGATCCAGAAGGAGTAATGTCTATGGTGGTTCAACATACACATTACATGCCAAAGAGATGGCGTGGCAAAGAAAACACTGAAACAGTCCGGAAAGAGTTTGAAACTCTATTTCAG TACACTGGAATGATGTTGCTAGAGGAGATGGCCTCAATTTTCCTCACTCCATTCTTGCTTCTATTTGTTGTTCCaaag CGGGTGGATGACATTTTACAGTTCATTGCAGATTTTACTGTGGATATTGAAGGTGTTGGTCATGTTTGCAG TTTTAGTGCCTTTGATTTCCAAAACCACGGGAATGGCAATTATGGCTCTCCAAGCAATGCACCTCGCGCCCAGAGGAGTTCCCAAGGGAAAATGGAAAAATCGTTCTTGAG TTTCAAAAGTAGCTATCCTTCATGGGAACCAGATTCTCAAGGCAAGCAGTTCCTGTCGAATATTAGAACTTTCAGAGAGCAAAAGTTGCAAACGCAGGGAACCAGACATGCAGATTCTTTGGGTAGATTGTGGCAAGCAAGCCCTCTGAGAGGTCATGTAGATAGAAACGGACTTTTTCCAAGGGAAATGCAGCAGAATATTCCCGACACTTCCCGCGATTTGGGTTCTTTATTGCTAATTGACGCTGAACAGCAGAATCACCCATATCTTCTGGATTGGTATTATACCTCTCGAACTCGGAGAGACGCTGCTACAACAAGGCCATCTGAACCAGGTGAGCTACAGCATGAAGATTACTGGATGCCAACCAACATGACACATGATGAAGCAAGAGATGAAGAATACTGGCAGCCATACCATTATGATGGTCGGTCACGGTTGCAGTCACATCTTGATGCTTCAACATCATCTTCTTTCTTCCACGAGAGTGTACTTCAGCATCATGATACAAATGAACTACCGCACCAGGCAAGGAGCCATTGGTGGGCCAGAAGTGGTCCACATGGTATACAGCCCCAAACAAGCTTTCTCGAGCCTCCTGATTTCAACCGTTATTCTTCAGCTCAGCGGTATGATAACATGTCTGAGAGAAGTGTGGAAGAGCAAGATCAATCCCTTGACTGGAGGGATTCTCAGAGGTTATCCCGGACAACACACATGGAGGACGATCTTGAAACCGGAGGGGATATAAATCTTcattttgatgatgtatatagtaGACCTCCTGAAGCTCTCACAGTAAATTTGAGGCTCCTGAGCTTAGATTGA